A region of Oxyura jamaicensis isolate SHBP4307 breed ruddy duck chromosome 5, BPBGC_Ojam_1.0, whole genome shotgun sequence DNA encodes the following proteins:
- the LOC118167717 gene encoding alpha-1-antitrypsin-like translates to MKIKSALYLSLVLVGLQVQAYHIPSHSDEQEDQHTPHSPAEGENLAHLKIAPSNADFAFRFYKQVTEEEGNKNVFFSPLSLSTAFAMLSLGARAHTLSQLHKCLAFNLTELEEREIHVGFQRLLQLLNDPHREVQLSMGNALFINNELKLRQKFLEDVTTFYDSEAISSDFQNSEKAVNEINNYIKTKTHGKFVDFLQNLSPDALMILINYVYFKGYWEKPFKSFHTRDDDFFVDAKNSVKVKMMYQSKVHNIHRDEKLSCWVVEIPYKGNVAAFFVLPDEGTMKQVEDALLKDTVSNWSQSLEERAIELYLPKFSISGSYDVKSLFIKMGVTDVFSKNADLSEVAEGDRLVVSKAIHKAEVDVNENGTEAAAVTMIELVRLSEVFPLPHVIKFNRPFLMLIVDKTTYSILFMGKIVNPTVKEG, encoded by the exons ATGAAAATTAAGTCTGCGCTGTATTTGTCTTTGGTGCTTGTGGGGCTTCAAGTCCAGGCTTATCATATACCCAGCCACAGTGATGAACAGGAGGACCAACACACACCTCATTCCCCTGCTGAAGGGGAAAACCTGGCTCACCTCAAGATAGCCCCCAGCAATGCTGACTTTGCATTTAGATTTTACAAGCAGGTCACAGAGGAGGAAGGTAACAAGAAcgttttcttctctcctttgaGCCTCTCCACTGCCTTTGCAATGCTCTCCCTGGGTGCCAGAGCACACACGCTCAGTCAACTGCACAAATGCCTCGCTTTCAACCTGACAGAGCTGGAGGAGCGGGAGATCCATGTCGGCTTTCAGAGactcctccagctgctgaatGATCCTCACCGAGAAGTCCAGTTGAGTATGGGCAATGCCCTCTTCATAAATAATGAACTGAAACTGCGCCAAAAGTTTTTGGAAGATGTCACAACTTTTTATGATTCTGAAGCTATTTCTAGTGACTTCCAGAATTCTGAAAAGGCTGTAAATGAAATCAATAactatataaaaacaaaaacccatgGCAAATTTGTTGACTTCCTGCAGAATCTTAGTCCAGATGCTTTGATGATTCTGATTAACTATGTTTACTTTAAAG GCTACTGGGAAAAACCTTTCAAGAGTTTCCACACCAGAGATGATGACTTCTTTGTGGATGCCAAGAATTCTGTTAAGGTCAAAATGATGTATCAAAGCAAAGTCCATAATATCCATCGGGATGAGAAGTTGTCTTGCTGGGTAGTAGAAATCCCATATAAAGGAAATGTTGCTGCCTTCTTTGTTCTGCCTGATGAAGGGACAATGAAGCAGGTGGAAGATGCTCTGCTAAAAGACACAGTGTCTAATTGGAGCCAATCACTTGAAGAAAG agcaaTCGAACTTTACCTTCCAAAATTCTCCATCTCTGGCTCCTATGATGTCAAGAGCCTGTTTATAAAAATGGGTGTGACAGATGTATTCAGTAAGAATGCTGACCTCTCTGAAGTGGCAGAAGGTGACCGCCTTGTGGTTTCCAAG GCAATTCACAAGGCTGAGGTGGATGTTAATGAGAATGGTACAGAGGcagctgcagtgaccatgatAGAATTGGTACGGTTGTCTGAAGTTTTCCCTCTTCCTCATGTCATCAAATTCAACAGACCCTTCCTGATGTTGATTGTTGACAAAACAACCTACAGCATCCTCTTCATGGGGAAAATTGTGAATCCAACTGTCAAGGAAGGCTAG